The following proteins are encoded in a genomic region of Bernardetia sp. MNP-M8:
- a CDS encoding biopolymer transporter ExbD, translating to MNLKREKATVNASSMADIAFLLLIFFLVSTRIASEKGFAMSLPPKQEQKIQPTPALDRDVLRVSINSENKILIESDRNATVSDIKKLVKTHLMNYGKEDNYSQNPQKAVVVLSSQRQTDYNFYIEVLDQIKAGYNDSKADFLTKKMVVKYNAIEIIDFAQQKTLEEKEMYQLLQKEFPVNILEQNNSN from the coding sequence ATGAATCTTAAACGAGAAAAAGCCACTGTTAATGCTAGTTCGATGGCAGATATTGCCTTTTTATTACTTATCTTTTTTTTAGTCAGTACACGAATAGCATCTGAAAAAGGATTTGCAATGTCTTTACCACCAAAACAAGAACAAAAAATACAGCCTACACCAGCTTTAGATAGAGATGTTTTGAGAGTTAGTATCAATTCTGAAAACAAAATTTTGATTGAGTCTGATAGAAATGCAACAGTTTCAGATATAAAAAAACTTGTCAAAACGCATTTGATGAATTATGGAAAAGAGGACAATTATTCACAAAATCCACAAAAAGCAGTTGTCGTTTTGAGTAGCCAACGCCAAACTGATTATAATTTTTATATTGAAGTTTTAGATCAAATCAAAGCAGGATATAATGATTCGAAGGCAGATTTTTTGACTAAAAAAATGGTTGTGAAATATAATGCAATAGAAATTATAGATTTTGCACAGCAAAAAACATTAGAAGAAAAAGAAATGTATCAGCTCTTGCAAAAAGAGTTTCCAGTCAATATTTTGGAACAAAATAATTCTAATTAA